Sequence from the Candidatus Goldiibacteriota bacterium genome:
GATTATGCCGCGGTGATGGCGATTGCGTCAAGGGTTTTTAAAGAATACGACGCCGCATACGCGGACAAATGCCTTAAAGCCGCCCGTGATGCGTGGAAGTATCTTGAAAAAAATACCGCTATGGTGCCAAAGGATGGTTATAAAAACCCTTCCGATACAAAGACCGGGCAGTATGGCGATAATGATGATAAAGATGAAAGGCTTTGGGCTGCTTCGGAATTGTTCTCAACCACCGGAGAGGATACTTATAACAAGTTTTTTACCGCCAATTATAAAAACTGGGACAAAGCCATAGACAGGGCCGCGTCATGGCGCGACGTAAAAGAAATGGCAATGTTTTCATATTGCGTGTCCGCGCAGCCGGGTAAATTAGAAGAGGCATGTGCATCCATAAAGAAATCAATGGCGGTTCACTGTGACACCCTGATGGCAAAGATAAACGGCAGCGGTTACAGGAACGTGATGGGTGAAGAGGATTACGTCTGGGGTTCAAATTCGGTAGCGTTAAATTACGCCATGAATCTTATCGTAGGCGCGGATGTCCTTGAAAAACAGGAATATAAAAAAGGCGCGCTTGAAATTCTGGGTTATATATTCGGCATTAATCCTTTCGCAAGAAGCTATGTGACGGGAATCGGTTCCAATTATCCAATGAACATTCACCACAGGCCCACGGTGGGGGATAAAAATCCGGAGCCGTGGCCGGGGCTTTTAGCCGGCGGGCCAAATAAAAGGCCGCAGGATAATCCGTTAAAAGCGCTTCCGTTTGGCACCGCGCCGGCAAGAAATTACGCCGACCACATTGATTCATACGCCAGTAATGAGATTGCCATAAACTGGAACGCGCCTTTGGCATATGTGCTTGCGGAGTTCCTGTCAAATAATGTGGTGATGGAATAAACAGTTAATCAATTGAAATCCATACGTGGATGTAATACAATGTCATTTATCAGGGAATAAACAGGCAAAAATATGGCATTGGAGTAAAAATGAAACGCGTGACAATGAAAGAAATTGCAAATAGGGCCGGCGTTACAAAAGCTACTGTTTCAATGACTTTCAACGGATCCAAACGTATCGGGGAATCCACAAGAAAAAAGGTGATGGACATTGTCCGCGAACTTAACTACATTCCAAATGAATCGGCAAGAAAGCTTGCGCTTGGCAGAAGCGGTATTATTGCCGTAATAGCGCCAAGGTACAACGGGCCGTATATGATGAATGTTCTGAATGCTTTTGAGGAAAAATCATTTGCCACCGGTAAGTATCTTCACAGCATACAGGCTTATTCGACAATGCATAAAATAGATATAAGGGAAAAGCTGCTTAAGCAGATTCTGTACGGCAGAAAAGCGGACGCGGTGGTGCTTATTTCACTTAGGCCCAATGAAGAAACCGTTGAACTTTTTAGAAGAGAAGGAATACCCTTAGTACTTATTGAAAACAAAGTTAAAGGCGCGCATTCAATCAACATTGATAATGAAGCGGGCGTATATAAAGCCGCAAATTATCTTATAAAGAAATACGGGGATAAAATAACATTTATATCGTCCATGCCGGCACGGTCAAATGACGCGGAGCATAACCCGGTTTATGACGCCCGTATGAACGGCTTTAAAAGCGCGTTAAAAGACAACGGGATAAAATTCCGCAATGCTATGGTGGCATATACCCCGAATTTTGAATATAATGAAGCGGCATTAGCGTATAAAGAACTTAAAAAAAATAACGGCAGAATAAATTCCATACTGTGCTCAACAGGCGATAAGGTTGCGTTTGGGATTATAGAAACTATAAAGAAAGAAGGGCTTAAAGTTCCCGGCGATATTGCGGTTACCGGTTTTGACGACCTTTTTTCTTTTACAATGGCTTCTTCTCCTAAAATAACCACAATAAGGCAGGATTTTGAGGGGACAGGAAACGCGGCGTTTGATATGGTAATGGCTGCAATGAAAGATGTATCGGCAAAAGACATGAATGTTATAATGGAACCCGAATTAATAATAAGGGAGTCAGCGTGAAAAACATTACCATCAGGGACGTGGCAAAACTTGCAGGAGTTTCCCACGTTACAGTTTCCAATGTAATAAACGGGCGCGGCAGGATGTCCGCGGAGACAAAAGAAAAGGTTTTAAAAGCCGTTAAAAAACTTAAATTCTACCCTGACGTTATGGCAAGGACCCTTGCCGGCGGCAGGTCAAACAATATTGCCCTTATCAGTTCTTATCTGTCATCTCCCTTTGTAATAAATATCCTGTCAGGGGTGGAACGCAGGCAGGCGGAATTAAATAAATTTGCGTACCGGCTGGAACATCACAGTACAAGAGGGGCGCTGTCGGTAAAAGAGGATTTGTTAAAAAGCATACTTTACGGAAAGAAAGCGGATGCAGTTATTACCGTTACCGTAAAACCAAGCGCTGAACTTGTAAAGGAGTTTTCAAAAAGGGGCATACCTCTTGTAATCATAGAAAATAAAGCCGTGGGAGCAAGTTCCGTAACAGTGGATAACTATAAGGGCGCTTTTATGGCAACGGAACACCTTATAAAATCCGGCAGAAAAAAACTTGCAATTGTAAACGGGCCGGTGGGTTCCAGTGTTTATGACGAAGAAGAAAACCCAGTGGTCTCTGAACGCTTAAAGGGTTTTAAAGACGCGCTTAAAGAGTACAATCTGAAATATGATGACAAGATGTCGTATCACGTGGCTTTCTATAACAGGGAAGAAGGCGAAAAAGCCATGCAGCGGATAAATAATTCCGGCAGCAAAGTTAACGGAGTTTTTTGTGCTGCGGGGGATACAACAGCACTGGGTATAATTTATCAGTGCAGGCAATACGGGATAAGTATTCCGCAGGATATAGCGCTGGCAGGATACGATGATATTTCAATCGCGGGTATTATGACACCGCCGTTAACCACCATAAAACAGCCGATGGCAGATATGGGTAAAGCCGCGTTTGATATTGTAATGGGCGCAATGGAAAGCAAAAAGAAAAAACCGGTGGATATTATTTTACAGCCGGAACTGATAGTAAGGGAAAGCGCGTAGATAAATCTTAAGCTATAAGCATAGAAGCAGATAAGCATAAGCGTAGGATATAAAGAAATTCTTTTGCTATAGCTTAACTGCTTAATATTTTAAAGTGCTTTATTTTCGTTATCGCTTATGCTTAATTGCCTATCAGCTTATTGCTTAAAGTTTAAACTGTCCCTCTGTGTATCTGTCCCTCTGTCCCTCGGTTCTTCCGACCTTCCAAGCCTCTAAGCATCCAAGCCTCCGATACTGTCAAGTATTGTGTGTAATTAAAAAGATTCATAAAAGGGGTTCTCTCCTGTAGTTGCCAGATTTCTTTCTAAAATAAGCA
This genomic interval carries:
- a CDS encoding LacI family DNA-binding transcriptional regulator codes for the protein MKRVTMKEIANRAGVTKATVSMTFNGSKRIGESTRKKVMDIVRELNYIPNESARKLALGRSGIIAVIAPRYNGPYMMNVLNAFEEKSFATGKYLHSIQAYSTMHKIDIREKLLKQILYGRKADAVVLISLRPNEETVELFRREGIPLVLIENKVKGAHSINIDNEAGVYKAANYLIKKYGDKITFISSMPARSNDAEHNPVYDARMNGFKSALKDNGIKFRNAMVAYTPNFEYNEAALAYKELKKNNGRINSILCSTGDKVAFGIIETIKKEGLKVPGDIAVTGFDDLFSFTMASSPKITTIRQDFEGTGNAAFDMVMAAMKDVSAKDMNVIMEPELIIRESA
- a CDS encoding glycoside hydrolase family 9 protein: MLKKLVIIISGVLMAINVAAYSESIKVNTVGYRPADDKYVVCDKPCSYFSVHRKSDGKKVFSNDMKGPISDAVSGDNCFVGSFSGLKEPGTYYIEIEKNGSSAEFVIADNIYDSAFEKVMHAFYQQRCGTDIISKTGFEHKACHLNPAELHESTGEEGEIDVSGGWHDAGDYGKYTVNSGISTGTLLLMFERYKNRMESIKTGIPASASVDKLPDVLNEIKWNLDWMLKMQAKNGGVYHKATPLQFPALNIMPEDDRNTYFVYEITSTGTADYAAVMAIASRVFKEYDAAYADKCLKAARDAWKYLEKNTAMVPKDGYKNPSDTKTGQYGDNDDKDERLWAASELFSTTGEDTYNKFFTANYKNWDKAIDRAASWRDVKEMAMFSYCVSAQPGKLEEACASIKKSMAVHCDTLMAKINGSGYRNVMGEEDYVWGSNSVALNYAMNLIVGADVLEKQEYKKGALEILGYIFGINPFARSYVTGIGSNYPMNIHHRPTVGDKNPEPWPGLLAGGPNKRPQDNPLKALPFGTAPARNYADHIDSYASNEIAINWNAPLAYVLAEFLSNNVVME
- a CDS encoding LacI family DNA-binding transcriptional regulator; the protein is MKNITIRDVAKLAGVSHVTVSNVINGRGRMSAETKEKVLKAVKKLKFYPDVMARTLAGGRSNNIALISSYLSSPFVINILSGVERRQAELNKFAYRLEHHSTRGALSVKEDLLKSILYGKKADAVITVTVKPSAELVKEFSKRGIPLVIIENKAVGASSVTVDNYKGAFMATEHLIKSGRKKLAIVNGPVGSSVYDEEENPVVSERLKGFKDALKEYNLKYDDKMSYHVAFYNREEGEKAMQRINNSGSKVNGVFCAAGDTTALGIIYQCRQYGISIPQDIALAGYDDISIAGIMTPPLTTIKQPMADMGKAAFDIVMGAMESKKKKPVDIILQPELIVRESA